In a genomic window of Thiovulum sp. ES:
- a CDS encoding hypothetical protein (IMG reference gene:2508609500_SP) encodes MERIRKILKPLSETRRLQVEAKVPFLADRSRQTLSSLISLR; translated from the coding sequence TTGGAGAGAATTAGAAAAATTTTAAAACCCTTGTCGGAAACGAGAAGGTTGCAGGTCGAGGCAAAAGTTCCTTTTCTTGCAGATAGAAGTCGTCAGACCTTATCATCATTAATTAGTCTAAGAA